A part of Cannabis sativa cultivar Pink pepper isolate KNU-18-1 chromosome 6, ASM2916894v1, whole genome shotgun sequence genomic DNA contains:
- the LOC115695698 gene encoding AP2-like ethylene-responsive transcription factor AIL5 isoform X2, translating to MDHSSSSSSTPHHDDHHHQNWLAFSLSNHNPLSLFQTSFTTPNNQDHHHHQDASSTDLAMFTGAAPKLENFLGGGPTTASSPNSNNNNQFNGVDQTAVTEADELYESELKTIAASFLHGFNSHINNNNNNNIMSIITNDSNLSCQLEAPPSAVAPVSSKKTVDTFGQRTSIYRGVTRHRWTGRYEAHLWDNSCRREGQSRKGRQVYLGGYDKEEKAARAYDLAALKYWGPTTTTNFAVSNYEKELEDMTNMTRQEFVASLRRKSSGFSRGASIYRGVTRHHQHGRWQARIGRVAGNKDLYLGTFSTQEEAAEAYDIAAIKFRGLNAVTNFDMSRYDVKSIANSNLPVGGMSNNTKLSKTSPERAIDNLSSPASSLVAFSSSATNNNNNTTPQQQQQQQQQISSNLSFTLPIKQDLTTTTTSSTDYWSNIFGFQNPNPSSTTSTTPSLLLGHNSHNLSATTTNATTTTTTTSNGGYYGNFIESISNNNNNNNNTNLGYGSGLSSWISNSNHNINGGSSNSSNVHNHLHHHHHHHEVVHAKQPSLFQTPIFGME from the exons ATGgatcattcttcttcttcttcatcaactCCTCATCATGACGATCACCATCATCAAAACTGGCTAGCTTTCTCTCTCTCCAACCataaccctctctctctcttccaaaCCTCCTTCACTACTCCCAATAACC aagatcatcatcatcatcaagatGCTTCATCAACAGATCTCGCCATGTTCACCGGTGCAGCACCGAAGCTGGAGAACTTTCTCGGCGGAGGACCCACCACCGCCTCCTCTccaaatagtaataataataatcagttTAACGGCGTTGATCAAACGGCGGTAACGGAAGCTGATGAGCTGTATGAGTCGGAGCTTAAGACTATTGCCGCTAGCTTTCTCCATGGTTTCAACtctcatataaataataataataataataatattatgagtATTATTACTAATGATAGTAATCTCAGTTGCCAGCTGGAAGCGCCGCCGTCTGCGGTGGCTCCGGTGTCGTCTAAGAAGACCGTTGACACTTTTGGTCAACGTACCTCTATATACCGTGGTGTTACtcg ACATAGATGGACTGGTAGATATGAAGCTCATTTGTGGGACAACAGTTGCCGAAGAGAAGGCCAGAGTAGAAAAGGGCGACAAG TTTATTTGG gtGGATATGATAAAGAAGAAAAGGCAGCAAGAGCTTATGATTTGGCTGCCCTTAAGTACTGGGGTCCTACCACCACTACAAATTTTGCA gtGTCTAATTACGAAAAAGAATTAGAAGATATGACGAACATGACTAGGCAAGAATTCGTTGCTTCACTTCGAAG GAAAAGTAGTGGATTTTCTAGAGGAGCTTCAATATACAGAGGCGTCAcaag gcACCACCAACATGGTCGATGGCAGGCAAGAATTGGAAGAGTAGCAGGAAACAAAGATCTCTACCTTGGCACCTTTa gcacACAAGAAGAAGCAGCCGAGGCATACGACATCGCGGCGATAAAATTCCGAGGCCTAAACGCCGTAACAAACTTCGACATGAGCCGTTACGACGTTAAAAGCATAGCCAACTCCAATCTCCCCGTTGGAGGAATGTCAAACAACACCAAACTTTCCAAAACCTCACCCGAACGGGCGATTGACAACCTATCATCGCCCGCGTCATCCCTCGTCGCCTTCTCCTCCTCGGccaccaacaacaacaacaacacaacaccccaacaacaacaacaacaacaacaacaaatctCCTCCAATCTAAGCTTTACTCTTCCCATCAAACAAGACCTAACAACAACGACAACATCGTCAACGGATTATTGGTCAAACATTTTCGGTTTCCAaaaccctaaccctagtagTACTACTAGTACTACTCCTTCCTTATTGTTGGGCCATAATAGTCACAACCTCTCGGCCACAACAACTAATGCAACAACaactacaacaacaacaagTAATGGAGGGTATTATGGTAATTTCATCGagtcaatttctaataataataataataataataatactaactTGGGTTATGGATCAGGATTAAGTAGCTGGATTAGTAATAGTAATCATAATATTAACGGAGGGAGTAGTAATAGTAGTAATGTTCAtaatcatcttcatcatcatcatcatcatcatgaagTTGTTCATGCGAAACAACCTAGTCTTTTTCAAACACCAATATTCGGCATGGaataa
- the LOC115695698 gene encoding AP2-like ethylene-responsive transcription factor AIL5 isoform X1: MDHSSSSSSTPHHDDHHHQNWLAFSLSNHNPLSLFQTSFTTPNNLEDHHHHQDASSTDLAMFTGAAPKLENFLGGGPTTASSPNSNNNNQFNGVDQTAVTEADELYESELKTIAASFLHGFNSHINNNNNNNIMSIITNDSNLSCQLEAPPSAVAPVSSKKTVDTFGQRTSIYRGVTRHRWTGRYEAHLWDNSCRREGQSRKGRQVYLGGYDKEEKAARAYDLAALKYWGPTTTTNFAVSNYEKELEDMTNMTRQEFVASLRRKSSGFSRGASIYRGVTRHHQHGRWQARIGRVAGNKDLYLGTFSTQEEAAEAYDIAAIKFRGLNAVTNFDMSRYDVKSIANSNLPVGGMSNNTKLSKTSPERAIDNLSSPASSLVAFSSSATNNNNNTTPQQQQQQQQQISSNLSFTLPIKQDLTTTTTSSTDYWSNIFGFQNPNPSSTTSTTPSLLLGHNSHNLSATTTNATTTTTTTSNGGYYGNFIESISNNNNNNNNTNLGYGSGLSSWISNSNHNINGGSSNSSNVHNHLHHHHHHHEVVHAKQPSLFQTPIFGME, encoded by the exons ATGgatcattcttcttcttcttcatcaactCCTCATCATGACGATCACCATCATCAAAACTGGCTAGCTTTCTCTCTCTCCAACCataaccctctctctctcttccaaaCCTCCTTCACTACTCCCAATAACC tagaagatcatcatcatcatcaagatGCTTCATCAACAGATCTCGCCATGTTCACCGGTGCAGCACCGAAGCTGGAGAACTTTCTCGGCGGAGGACCCACCACCGCCTCCTCTccaaatagtaataataataatcagttTAACGGCGTTGATCAAACGGCGGTAACGGAAGCTGATGAGCTGTATGAGTCGGAGCTTAAGACTATTGCCGCTAGCTTTCTCCATGGTTTCAACtctcatataaataataataataataataatattatgagtATTATTACTAATGATAGTAATCTCAGTTGCCAGCTGGAAGCGCCGCCGTCTGCGGTGGCTCCGGTGTCGTCTAAGAAGACCGTTGACACTTTTGGTCAACGTACCTCTATATACCGTGGTGTTACtcg ACATAGATGGACTGGTAGATATGAAGCTCATTTGTGGGACAACAGTTGCCGAAGAGAAGGCCAGAGTAGAAAAGGGCGACAAG TTTATTTGG gtGGATATGATAAAGAAGAAAAGGCAGCAAGAGCTTATGATTTGGCTGCCCTTAAGTACTGGGGTCCTACCACCACTACAAATTTTGCA gtGTCTAATTACGAAAAAGAATTAGAAGATATGACGAACATGACTAGGCAAGAATTCGTTGCTTCACTTCGAAG GAAAAGTAGTGGATTTTCTAGAGGAGCTTCAATATACAGAGGCGTCAcaag gcACCACCAACATGGTCGATGGCAGGCAAGAATTGGAAGAGTAGCAGGAAACAAAGATCTCTACCTTGGCACCTTTa gcacACAAGAAGAAGCAGCCGAGGCATACGACATCGCGGCGATAAAATTCCGAGGCCTAAACGCCGTAACAAACTTCGACATGAGCCGTTACGACGTTAAAAGCATAGCCAACTCCAATCTCCCCGTTGGAGGAATGTCAAACAACACCAAACTTTCCAAAACCTCACCCGAACGGGCGATTGACAACCTATCATCGCCCGCGTCATCCCTCGTCGCCTTCTCCTCCTCGGccaccaacaacaacaacaacacaacaccccaacaacaacaacaacaacaacaacaaatctCCTCCAATCTAAGCTTTACTCTTCCCATCAAACAAGACCTAACAACAACGACAACATCGTCAACGGATTATTGGTCAAACATTTTCGGTTTCCAaaaccctaaccctagtagTACTACTAGTACTACTCCTTCCTTATTGTTGGGCCATAATAGTCACAACCTCTCGGCCACAACAACTAATGCAACAACaactacaacaacaacaagTAATGGAGGGTATTATGGTAATTTCATCGagtcaatttctaataataataataataataataatactaactTGGGTTATGGATCAGGATTAAGTAGCTGGATTAGTAATAGTAATCATAATATTAACGGAGGGAGTAGTAATAGTAGTAATGTTCAtaatcatcttcatcatcatcatcatcatcatgaagTTGTTCATGCGAAACAACCTAGTCTTTTTCAAACACCAATATTCGGCATGGaataa
- the LOC115695698 gene encoding AP2-like ethylene-responsive transcription factor AIL5 isoform X4: MDHSSSSSSTPHHDDHHHQNWLAFSLSNHNPLSLFQTSFTTPNNLEDHHHHQDASSTDLAMFTGAAPKLENFLGGGPTTASSPNSNNNNQFNGVDQTAVTEADELCQLEAPPSAVAPVSSKKTVDTFGQRTSIYRGVTRHRWTGRYEAHLWDNSCRREGQSRKGRQVYLGGYDKEEKAARAYDLAALKYWGPTTTTNFAVSNYEKELEDMTNMTRQEFVASLRRKSSGFSRGASIYRGVTRHHQHGRWQARIGRVAGNKDLYLGTFSTQEEAAEAYDIAAIKFRGLNAVTNFDMSRYDVKSIANSNLPVGGMSNNTKLSKTSPERAIDNLSSPASSLVAFSSSATNNNNNTTPQQQQQQQQQISSNLSFTLPIKQDLTTTTTSSTDYWSNIFGFQNPNPSSTTSTTPSLLLGHNSHNLSATTTNATTTTTTTSNGGYYGNFIESISNNNNNNNNTNLGYGSGLSSWISNSNHNINGGSSNSSNVHNHLHHHHHHHEVVHAKQPSLFQTPIFGME; encoded by the exons ATGgatcattcttcttcttcttcatcaactCCTCATCATGACGATCACCATCATCAAAACTGGCTAGCTTTCTCTCTCTCCAACCataaccctctctctctcttccaaaCCTCCTTCACTACTCCCAATAACC tagaagatcatcatcatcatcaagatGCTTCATCAACAGATCTCGCCATGTTCACCGGTGCAGCACCGAAGCTGGAGAACTTTCTCGGCGGAGGACCCACCACCGCCTCCTCTccaaatagtaataataataatcagttTAACGGCGTTGATCAAACGGCGGTAACGGAAGCTGATGAGCT TTGCCAGCTGGAAGCGCCGCCGTCTGCGGTGGCTCCGGTGTCGTCTAAGAAGACCGTTGACACTTTTGGTCAACGTACCTCTATATACCGTGGTGTTACtcg ACATAGATGGACTGGTAGATATGAAGCTCATTTGTGGGACAACAGTTGCCGAAGAGAAGGCCAGAGTAGAAAAGGGCGACAAG TTTATTTGG gtGGATATGATAAAGAAGAAAAGGCAGCAAGAGCTTATGATTTGGCTGCCCTTAAGTACTGGGGTCCTACCACCACTACAAATTTTGCA gtGTCTAATTACGAAAAAGAATTAGAAGATATGACGAACATGACTAGGCAAGAATTCGTTGCTTCACTTCGAAG GAAAAGTAGTGGATTTTCTAGAGGAGCTTCAATATACAGAGGCGTCAcaag gcACCACCAACATGGTCGATGGCAGGCAAGAATTGGAAGAGTAGCAGGAAACAAAGATCTCTACCTTGGCACCTTTa gcacACAAGAAGAAGCAGCCGAGGCATACGACATCGCGGCGATAAAATTCCGAGGCCTAAACGCCGTAACAAACTTCGACATGAGCCGTTACGACGTTAAAAGCATAGCCAACTCCAATCTCCCCGTTGGAGGAATGTCAAACAACACCAAACTTTCCAAAACCTCACCCGAACGGGCGATTGACAACCTATCATCGCCCGCGTCATCCCTCGTCGCCTTCTCCTCCTCGGccaccaacaacaacaacaacacaacaccccaacaacaacaacaacaacaacaacaaatctCCTCCAATCTAAGCTTTACTCTTCCCATCAAACAAGACCTAACAACAACGACAACATCGTCAACGGATTATTGGTCAAACATTTTCGGTTTCCAaaaccctaaccctagtagTACTACTAGTACTACTCCTTCCTTATTGTTGGGCCATAATAGTCACAACCTCTCGGCCACAACAACTAATGCAACAACaactacaacaacaacaagTAATGGAGGGTATTATGGTAATTTCATCGagtcaatttctaataataataataataataataatactaactTGGGTTATGGATCAGGATTAAGTAGCTGGATTAGTAATAGTAATCATAATATTAACGGAGGGAGTAGTAATAGTAGTAATGTTCAtaatcatcttcatcatcatcatcatcatcatgaagTTGTTCATGCGAAACAACCTAGTCTTTTTCAAACACCAATATTCGGCATGGaataa
- the LOC115695698 gene encoding AP2-like ethylene-responsive transcription factor AIL5 isoform X3, producing MDHSSSSSSTPHHDDHHHQNWLAFSLSNHNPLSLFQTSFTTPNNLEDHHHHQDASSTDLAMFTGAAPKLENFLGGGPTTASSPNSNNNNQFNGVDQTAVTEADELYESELKTIAASFLHGFNSHINNNNNNNIMSIITNDSNLSCQLEAPPSAVAPVSSKKTVDTFGQRTSIYRGVTRHRWTGRYEAHLWDNSCRREGQSRKGRQGGYDKEEKAARAYDLAALKYWGPTTTTNFAVSNYEKELEDMTNMTRQEFVASLRRKSSGFSRGASIYRGVTRHHQHGRWQARIGRVAGNKDLYLGTFSTQEEAAEAYDIAAIKFRGLNAVTNFDMSRYDVKSIANSNLPVGGMSNNTKLSKTSPERAIDNLSSPASSLVAFSSSATNNNNNTTPQQQQQQQQQISSNLSFTLPIKQDLTTTTTSSTDYWSNIFGFQNPNPSSTTSTTPSLLLGHNSHNLSATTTNATTTTTTTSNGGYYGNFIESISNNNNNNNNTNLGYGSGLSSWISNSNHNINGGSSNSSNVHNHLHHHHHHHEVVHAKQPSLFQTPIFGME from the exons ATGgatcattcttcttcttcttcatcaactCCTCATCATGACGATCACCATCATCAAAACTGGCTAGCTTTCTCTCTCTCCAACCataaccctctctctctcttccaaaCCTCCTTCACTACTCCCAATAACC tagaagatcatcatcatcatcaagatGCTTCATCAACAGATCTCGCCATGTTCACCGGTGCAGCACCGAAGCTGGAGAACTTTCTCGGCGGAGGACCCACCACCGCCTCCTCTccaaatagtaataataataatcagttTAACGGCGTTGATCAAACGGCGGTAACGGAAGCTGATGAGCTGTATGAGTCGGAGCTTAAGACTATTGCCGCTAGCTTTCTCCATGGTTTCAACtctcatataaataataataataataataatattatgagtATTATTACTAATGATAGTAATCTCAGTTGCCAGCTGGAAGCGCCGCCGTCTGCGGTGGCTCCGGTGTCGTCTAAGAAGACCGTTGACACTTTTGGTCAACGTACCTCTATATACCGTGGTGTTACtcg ACATAGATGGACTGGTAGATATGAAGCTCATTTGTGGGACAACAGTTGCCGAAGAGAAGGCCAGAGTAGAAAAGGGCGACAAG gtGGATATGATAAAGAAGAAAAGGCAGCAAGAGCTTATGATTTGGCTGCCCTTAAGTACTGGGGTCCTACCACCACTACAAATTTTGCA gtGTCTAATTACGAAAAAGAATTAGAAGATATGACGAACATGACTAGGCAAGAATTCGTTGCTTCACTTCGAAG GAAAAGTAGTGGATTTTCTAGAGGAGCTTCAATATACAGAGGCGTCAcaag gcACCACCAACATGGTCGATGGCAGGCAAGAATTGGAAGAGTAGCAGGAAACAAAGATCTCTACCTTGGCACCTTTa gcacACAAGAAGAAGCAGCCGAGGCATACGACATCGCGGCGATAAAATTCCGAGGCCTAAACGCCGTAACAAACTTCGACATGAGCCGTTACGACGTTAAAAGCATAGCCAACTCCAATCTCCCCGTTGGAGGAATGTCAAACAACACCAAACTTTCCAAAACCTCACCCGAACGGGCGATTGACAACCTATCATCGCCCGCGTCATCCCTCGTCGCCTTCTCCTCCTCGGccaccaacaacaacaacaacacaacaccccaacaacaacaacaacaacaacaacaaatctCCTCCAATCTAAGCTTTACTCTTCCCATCAAACAAGACCTAACAACAACGACAACATCGTCAACGGATTATTGGTCAAACATTTTCGGTTTCCAaaaccctaaccctagtagTACTACTAGTACTACTCCTTCCTTATTGTTGGGCCATAATAGTCACAACCTCTCGGCCACAACAACTAATGCAACAACaactacaacaacaacaagTAATGGAGGGTATTATGGTAATTTCATCGagtcaatttctaataataataataataataataatactaactTGGGTTATGGATCAGGATTAAGTAGCTGGATTAGTAATAGTAATCATAATATTAACGGAGGGAGTAGTAATAGTAGTAATGTTCAtaatcatcttcatcatcatcatcatcatcatgaagTTGTTCATGCGAAACAACCTAGTCTTTTTCAAACACCAATATTCGGCATGGaataa